Within Candidatus Cloacimonadota bacterium, the genomic segment ATCGGGCAGCTTGGAAAAAATTGCCCGCTTGGAATTGGAGAATTTTGGTGCCCGGATAATCTGGGATATTCCCCGGGGACTCCATTTCTGCTGCAGCAAAGAAAGCCTGTATCGCATTTTGTATGAAGCGCGGCTCATACAACGGGTGCTGATGCCGCTTCTGCATTTTGACTGCCACAGCATCAAATATCTATATCTGCAAGCGTTTAAAAATATCCCCTGGCATACGATGTTTGGGCTGAGTCAAAGCTTCGGAATCGATACAAACGTAAGCAACTCATTCACCAGACATTCATTGTATGCAGGA encodes:
- a CDS encoding THUMP domain-containing protein, coding for MEQDHYFAVVSGSLEKIARLELENFGARIIWDIPRGLHFCCSKESLYRILYEARLIQRVLMPLLHFDCHSIKYLYLQAFKNIPWHTMFGLSQSFGIDTNVSNSFTRHSLYAG